The following coding sequences lie in one Flexivirga oryzae genomic window:
- a CDS encoding uroporphyrinogen-III synthase, which yields MSTTRTPKTLPQVAFIGSGPGDPSLVTVRAARLLEAADVVIIDQIAREDFVAAFTRPDVEIVDAGHGETGQKLTTASRAKLVVRTAKAAARTDGTQALVVRLMDGDPATFNGLAEESLACHKAGIAFEIVPGVSAVTAVPSYAGIPLVGSGARTVHVLSAADERTDWSSAVAKDATAVVLGTAETVPVGLAKLAAAGRDPETPVALSTDGTTIRQQTRVTTLGEVSAALKGHPLTNPVVGVVGSVVGLRDQLSWWETKPLFGWNVLVPRTKEQSGTMTDRLASHGASSDVVPTISVEPPRTPQQMERAIKGLVTGRYEWIGFTSANAVRAVREKFIEFGLDARAFAGLKIAAVGGVTAEALRVWGLEPDLVPSNEQSAKGLLEDWPPFDELLDPINRVFLPRADIATDTLVAGLQDMGWEVDDVTAYRTVRAAPPAPEVREAIKTGKFDAVCFTSSSTVRNLVGIAGKPHATTVIACIGPATAKTAEEHGLRVDVLAAEPNAEALVDALADYGRSLALSAQEAGEPVRRPSERKASSRRKAKASR from the coding sequence GTGAGTACAACCAGAACACCCAAGACACTGCCCCAGGTCGCATTCATCGGATCAGGCCCGGGGGACCCGTCCCTCGTCACCGTCAGGGCGGCGAGGCTGCTCGAGGCTGCGGACGTGGTCATCATCGACCAGATCGCCCGTGAGGACTTCGTCGCGGCGTTCACCCGCCCCGACGTCGAGATCGTCGACGCCGGGCACGGTGAGACCGGGCAGAAGCTGACCACGGCGTCCAGGGCCAAGCTGGTGGTCCGCACCGCGAAGGCCGCCGCCCGCACCGACGGCACCCAGGCGCTCGTCGTCCGGCTGATGGACGGCGACCCGGCGACCTTCAACGGTCTGGCGGAGGAGTCACTCGCCTGTCACAAGGCGGGTATCGCCTTCGAGATCGTGCCGGGCGTGAGCGCGGTGACCGCCGTGCCGTCATACGCCGGCATCCCGCTGGTCGGCAGCGGTGCCCGCACCGTGCACGTGCTGTCCGCGGCCGACGAACGGACCGACTGGAGCAGCGCCGTCGCCAAGGACGCCACCGCCGTGGTGCTCGGCACCGCCGAGACCGTTCCCGTCGGCCTCGCCAAGCTGGCCGCCGCCGGCCGCGACCCGGAGACTCCGGTGGCGCTGAGCACCGACGGCACCACCATCCGGCAGCAGACCCGGGTCACCACGCTGGGTGAGGTGAGCGCCGCGCTCAAGGGCCACCCGCTGACCAACCCGGTCGTCGGCGTCGTCGGTTCGGTGGTCGGCCTGCGCGACCAGCTGTCCTGGTGGGAGACCAAGCCGCTGTTCGGCTGGAACGTCCTGGTGCCGCGCACCAAGGAGCAGTCGGGCACGATGACCGACCGGCTCGCGTCACACGGCGCGTCCAGCGACGTCGTCCCGACGATCAGCGTCGAACCGCCACGGACCCCGCAGCAGATGGAACGCGCCATCAAGGGTCTGGTGACCGGCCGCTACGAATGGATCGGCTTCACCTCGGCGAACGCCGTACGTGCGGTGCGCGAGAAGTTCATCGAATTCGGCCTGGACGCAAGGGCGTTCGCCGGTCTGAAGATCGCCGCGGTCGGCGGAGTCACCGCCGAGGCGCTGCGCGTCTGGGGCCTGGAGCCCGACCTGGTGCCGAGCAACGAGCAGTCCGCCAAGGGGCTGCTGGAGGACTGGCCGCCGTTCGACGAGCTGCTCGACCCGATCAACCGGGTCTTCCTGCCGCGCGCCGACATCGCGACCGACACGCTCGTCGCCGGGTTGCAGGACATGGGCTGGGAGGTCGACGACGTCACGGCATACCGGACCGTCCGCGCCGCCCCGCCGGCGCCCGAGGTGCGCGAGGCGATCAAGACCGGCAAGTTCGACGCGGTGTGCTTCACCTCCAGCTCGACGGTGCGCAACCTGGTCGGCATCGCCGGCAAGCCGCACGCCACCACGGTGATCGCGTGTATCGGCCCGGCGACCGCCAAGACCGCCGAGGAGCACGGCCTGCGGGTCGACGTGCTGGCCGCCGAGCCGAACGCCGAGGCACTGGTCGACGCGCTCGCCGACTACGGCCGCAGCCTCGCGCTGTCGGCGCAGGAGGCCGGCGAACCGGTCCGTCGCCCGAGCGAACGGAAGGCTTCGTCGCGGCGCAAGGCCAAGGCGTCTCGATGA
- a CDS encoding glutamyl-tRNA reductase: MSLIVIGMSHRTSGVELLEQVALSADRIDDFEVALERNEHVNATVVVSTCNRVEIYADVETFHGAVTGITESLAVATGLAVPQLREHLYVHFEDRAVAHAFQVASGLDSVAVGEAQILGQLRDALRAAQEGDHLDPSLSALMQHALRVGKRVHTETDIDSVSRSLVERSLDLAQSTLGELSAQRALVVGAGAMSGLAAHTLARAGVGNLTIINRTPAKAARLAEATGGVAGDWTQLTAAVAEADLVISCTGAVGHVLDLDNVDTSEKATLLVDLALPRDIDPALADLPGITLISLEDLNASVTDDAEKTQLAAAHDLVSAEVAEFLVARRAAAVAPAVAELRARAADVVAAELTRLAQRVELSEHDEAQVQMTVHRVVEKILHTPTVRIKQLAGEEQGGQDYAALLRTLFDLNPHESRVSQIPHGEAAGGGR; this comes from the coding sequence ATGAGCCTGATCGTGATCGGTATGTCGCACCGCACCAGCGGCGTCGAACTCCTCGAGCAGGTGGCCCTCAGCGCCGACCGGATCGACGACTTCGAGGTCGCCCTCGAGCGCAACGAGCACGTCAACGCCACGGTCGTGGTGTCCACCTGCAACCGGGTCGAGATCTACGCCGACGTGGAGACGTTCCACGGTGCGGTCACCGGCATCACCGAATCCCTTGCCGTCGCAACCGGACTGGCCGTGCCGCAGCTGCGCGAGCACCTCTACGTCCACTTCGAGGACCGTGCGGTCGCACACGCCTTCCAGGTCGCGTCGGGTCTCGACTCCGTCGCCGTCGGAGAGGCGCAGATCCTCGGCCAGTTGCGGGACGCCCTGCGCGCCGCCCAGGAGGGCGACCACCTCGACCCGTCCCTGTCCGCGCTCATGCAGCACGCACTGCGGGTCGGCAAGCGGGTGCACACCGAGACCGACATCGACTCGGTCAGCCGGTCCCTCGTCGAGCGCTCCCTCGACCTCGCGCAGTCCACCCTCGGCGAGCTCAGTGCGCAACGCGCCCTCGTCGTCGGGGCGGGCGCGATGAGCGGGCTGGCCGCGCACACCCTGGCGCGTGCGGGGGTCGGCAACCTCACGATCATCAACCGCACCCCCGCCAAGGCCGCCCGGCTCGCGGAGGCGACCGGCGGTGTCGCGGGGGACTGGACGCAGCTGACCGCCGCCGTCGCGGAGGCCGACCTGGTGATCTCCTGCACCGGCGCCGTCGGCCACGTCCTCGACCTGGACAACGTCGACACATCCGAGAAGGCCACCCTGCTGGTCGATCTCGCCCTGCCGCGGGACATCGACCCGGCACTCGCCGACCTGCCCGGCATCACCCTCATCTCGCTGGAGGACCTCAACGCCTCCGTCACGGACGACGCCGAGAAGACCCAACTGGCCGCCGCGCACGACCTGGTCAGCGCGGAGGTCGCCGAATTCCTCGTCGCGCGCCGTGCCGCAGCCGTCGCACCCGCGGTTGCCGAGCTGCGCGCCCGCGCCGCCGACGTCGTCGCCGCCGAACTGACCCGACTCGCCCAGCGGGTCGAGCTGTCCGAGCACGACGAGGCACAGGTCCAGATGACCGTGCACCGCGTGGTCGAGAAGATCCTGCACACGCCGACCGTCCGCATCAAGCAGCTCGCGGGGGAGGAGCAGGGCGGCCAGGACTACGCCGCGCTGCTGCGGACCCTCTTCGACCTGAACCCGCACGAGTCGCGCGTCTCCCAGATTCCCCACGGCGAAGCCGCTGGAGGTGGCCGATGA
- the hemC gene encoding hydroxymethylbilane synthase yields MRIRVGSRRSKLALTQTGLIADRLRALGHEVKIVEIVTEGDTNRASLSQLGGTGVFATAIRNALRDNRIDLTVHSLKDLPTAPAGGLTIAAIPPREDARDVLVARDGLTLGELPQGAVVGTGSPRRVAQLAALGLGLTFRDIRGNVDSRIGLVRSGEVDAVVLARAGLARLGRLDEVTEAIDPLQMLPAPGQGALALEIRADDAALHDVIQQLDDPDTRAAVAAERAVLARLEAGCSAPLGALAEVSEDVDGGLEISLRAFVGRTDGSFDLRRSKTGPFEDAERLGHDVAQLLLDDGAAEAFASSDSPPDPAPGGHLPRGADPVTDNHPPAPRSVNT; encoded by the coding sequence ATGAGGATTCGTGTCGGCAGCCGCCGCAGCAAGCTGGCGTTGACGCAGACCGGCCTGATCGCCGACCGGCTGCGTGCGCTCGGCCACGAGGTCAAGATCGTGGAGATCGTCACCGAAGGGGACACCAACCGCGCCTCGCTGAGCCAGCTCGGCGGCACCGGGGTCTTCGCCACCGCGATCCGGAACGCCCTGCGCGACAACCGGATAGACCTCACCGTGCACTCGCTCAAGGACCTACCGACCGCACCGGCCGGTGGTCTGACGATTGCCGCCATACCGCCGCGCGAGGACGCACGTGACGTCCTGGTCGCGCGTGACGGCCTCACCCTGGGCGAGTTGCCGCAGGGCGCGGTCGTCGGCACCGGCTCGCCGCGCCGCGTCGCGCAGCTGGCGGCCCTCGGTCTCGGGCTGACCTTCCGCGACATCCGCGGCAACGTCGACTCACGCATCGGCCTGGTGCGCAGCGGCGAGGTCGACGCGGTGGTGCTGGCCCGCGCCGGCCTGGCGCGGCTCGGCCGCCTCGACGAGGTCACCGAGGCCATCGACCCCCTGCAGATGCTGCCGGCACCCGGCCAGGGCGCCCTCGCCCTCGAAATCCGCGCGGACGACGCCGCGTTGCACGACGTAATACAGCAGCTGGACGACCCCGACACCCGCGCCGCCGTCGCCGCGGAGCGCGCCGTGCTCGCCCGGCTCGAAGCGGGCTGCTCGGCACCACTGGGAGCGCTCGCCGAGGTCAGCGAGGACGTCGACGGCGGCCTGGAGATCTCGTTGCGGGCGTTCGTCGGCCGCACCGACGGCAGCTTCGACCTGCGCCGGTCCAAGACCGGCCCGTTCGAGGATGCCGAGCGACTCGGTCACGACGTCGCACAACTACTGCTCGACGACGGGGCTGCCGAAGCCTTTGCGTCGAGTGACAGCCCACCGGATCCGGCACCCGGCGGGCACTTACCAAGGGGCGCAGATCCCGTCACCGACAACCACCCCCCAGCGCCGCGGAGCGTGAACACGTGA